The Salvelinus sp. IW2-2015 linkage group LG15, ASM291031v2, whole genome shotgun sequence genome includes a region encoding these proteins:
- the LOC111973750 gene encoding coxsackievirus and adenovirus receptor homolog, with protein MVTMRKCLTYSRLQLAVMFVLTVYLNTDVIEGIKITSTGPQTIQKAQGETVMLGCTFTSDPSDIGDLDIEWLHVRPDMTQKDQLILSYSGGKKLHYGDPSLSTRMDFTGTPTLGDASVSISALKDSDTATYQCKVKKVPGVDMRKVTLAVKVPPSLPKCWVEGGEEKGSDVSLQCKSSVGSIPVNYVWTRESGGAIPPTATQNSQTGELKIRNHSETYMGNYLCVVSNPVGKEQCKYTLNAYNPSNKAGTIVGAVIGGLLLLLLLLLLIWLLVCCCHKRRYEKEVAHEIREDAPAPESRPASRNSSFRSVLGYRSHPGVVYSSVRKGQPKRTESGHSSIYTDRSKGTPAPSGQQAPPLLKYDSSYGYPV; from the exons ATGGTCACTATGCGAAAGTGCCTTACATACTCAAGACTACAGTTGGCTGTGATGTTTGTGCTAACAGTTTATCTCAACACAG ATGTCATAGAGGGTATTAAGATAACATCCACAGGGCCTCAGACCATTCAGAAAGCCCAGGGGGAGACAGTCATGCTGGGGTGCACCTTCACCTCTGACCCCTCTGACATAGGAGATCTGGACATTGAGTGGTTGCATGTCCGTCCAGACATGACCCAGAAAGACCAGCTG ATCTTATCTTATTCAGGAGGGAAAAAATTGCATTATGGGGACCCCAGCTTGTCTACCAGGATGGACTTCACAGGAACCCCTACACTGGGAGACGCATCCGTCTCCATCTCTGCATTGAAGGACTCAGACACAGCCACCTACCAGTGCAAAGTCAAGAAAGTGCCGGGTGTCGACATGCGAAAAGTCACTCTGGCAGTGAAGG tccctccatcATTGCCTAAGTGCTGGGTTGAAGGTGGCGAGGAGAAGGGGAGCGATGTCTCCCTCCAATGCAAATCCTCCGTGGGATCCATCCCCGTCAACTATGTCTGGactagagagagtggaggggccaTCCCGCCCACAGCAACACAAA acTCTCAGACTGGAGAGCTGAAGATAAGAAATCACTCAGAGACCTACATGGGAAACTATCTTTGTGTGGTGTCGAATCCTGTTGGCAAAGAGCAGTGTAAATATACCCTGAACGCATACAACC CTTCCAACAAGGCAGGGACCATAGTGGGTGCTGTAATTGGTGGCCTGCTACTGttgctcctcctcctgcttctcaTCTGGCTTCTGGTCTGCTGCTGCCACAAGCGTCGCTATGAGAAGGAGGTTGCCCATGAAATCAG GGAGGATGCCCCAGCCCCAGAGAGTCGCCCCGCCAGCAGGAACTCCAGCTTCCGCTCGGTCCTAGGCTACCGCTCCCACCCCGGGGTGGTCTACAGCTCCGTAAGAAAGGGCCAGCCCAAGAGGACAGAATCAGGCCACAGCAGCATCTACACAGACAGGAGCAAAGGCACGCCCGCACCCAGTGGGCAGCAGGCCCCTCCTCTGTTGAAATATGACAGCAGTTATGGCTACCCTGTGTAA
- the tas2r202 gene encoding taste receptor, type 2, member 202 codes for MQGANKVAIWVITGLVAVLTMFFNLFIFLMSLKSYKQNKHWTPCETIITALSLANGAHQLLCYLWMTMTEIDKDCRLEELFYSIMILTVFSLKFTIMWTTSFLTFYYSTKLVIEPIHCYTKIQDAILKHVTTVVLVIPMCGLSTCLPMLTVLVPENNTSENKDCGSIMPNDTPGMIYNTVYLVISNILPGVLMVKCCISISVHLGIHLQHMKASSNGSHAPKLGSEMRVIRMTLALVVVFLCFMVVDLYAYYQVTVKKENAILLSFLFTSIYTTFSALVLIYGKKTFWKVLLHSYNVGLDEFPCLSCLKVPETKRKPSSAHTVKH; via the coding sequence ATGCAAGGAGCTAATAAGGTGGCTATCTGGGTCATAACTGGCCTGGTGGCCGTCCTCACCATGTTCTTCAACCTGTTCATCTTCCTGATGAGCCTGAAGAGCTATAAGCAGAACAAACACTGGACCCCCTGTGAGACCATCATCACAGCCCTGTCCCTGGCCAATGGAGCTCACCAGCTGCTCTGCTATCTCTGGATGACCATGACCGAAATAGACAAAGACTGCCGACTGGAAGAGCTGTTCTACTCCATAATGATATTGACAGTGTTCAGCCTCAAGTTCACCATCATGTGGACCACCTCCTTCCTGACCTTCTACTACAGCACCAAGCTAGTGATCGAGCCCATCCACTGCTACACCAAGATCCAGGATGCCATCCTGAAGCACGTCACCACTGTGGTCCTGGTCATCCCTATGTGTGGTCTCAGCACGTGTCTGCCCATGCTGACTGTCCTCGTCCCTGAGAACAATACATCGGAAAACAAGGACTGCGGTTCCATCATGCCTAATGACACCCCTGGCATGATCTATAACACTGTTTATCTAGTCATCTCTAACATCCTACCGGGAGTTCTGATGGTAAAGTGTTGCATTTCCATCTCTGTTCACCTGGGCATCCATCTCCAGCACATGAAGGCCAGTAGCAATGGTTCCCACGCACCCAAGCTGGGCTCTGAGATGCGGGTGATACGCATGACCCTCGCCCTGGTGGTTGTTTTCCTCTGTTTCATGGTGGTTGATCTATATGCGTACTATCAGGTGACGGTGAAGAAAGAGAATGCTAttctgctctcttttctcttcacCTCCATCTATACCACTTTCAGTGCCTTGGTTCTTATCTACGGTAAGAAgacattctggaaggttctcctccACTCTTACAATGTTGGCCTGGATGAGTTTCCCTGTCTGTCCTGCCTAAAGGTGCCAGAGACCAAACGCAAACCCAGCTCTGCTCACACAGTCAAACACTGA